The Streptomyces sp. NBC_01298 genome contains the following window.
CGTCGTACATGACCCCGTCGGCCGGTTCGATGCCGCGCAGGAAGTCCTCGGTCTCGGCCGGGGTGAAGGCGCGGCCGTGGGCGGCGCCGACGGCACGTACGGTGGCGACGAGGTCGGCGGAGGAGCTGGCGAGGCCCTTGCCCTCGGGCAGGTCGCCGGCCACCTCCAGCAGGCCGCCGTCCGTGCTGCCGAGGGCGGCCAGGACGGCTTCGGCGACCCGGCGGGACTTGGCCTTGTGCGCCGGCCGCACCTGGACGCCCGGCCGGCCGGGCACGGGGTGGAAGACGGCGGTGGCCCAGCGTGCCAGCGGGAAGGTGACCAGGAAGTCGCCCTGGGGGTGGGGCAGGGCGCCCTGGAGCAGTTCGCCGAAGGTGCCGAAGGCGCTGCCGGATCCGGCGGGGGCGGTGGAGATCGCCCCGGCGGTGTCAGTGCGCGCGCCGTACGCGGGTGCGGGTGCCATCGCCGTCCTCCTGCTCCTCGGTCTCGGTGGCGGTGACCGTGCCGGTGGCGGTGCCCGTGGCAGCGGCCGTGGCCGTGCCGGTGACCGTGCCCGTGGCCGTGCCGGTCGCGCCGTACAGGGCCCGGTCGCCCTCCTCGGCGCCCGCGCGGATCGCGGCCGCGCGCCGCTCCCACTCGGCTGCGAGCCCTTCGTACGTCTCCTGCTGGGTGCGCAGGACGGTGCGTACGGCCTCGGGGCGGGCCGAACCGGCGGACACCATGCGTTCCAGGCCCCGGTCTACGTCGAAGGCCTCGGCGAGGAGCCGGGCGGGGTCGCTGAGGGTGATGCCGTGTCCGGCGGCCGCCTCGGCCAGCAGGGCGGGCTCGCCCGGGGCGGGAGCGGCGCCCGCCGTCGCGGCGAGCACGACGTACTTGCCGGCGACGACCTGAGCGGTGCGCCAGGGCACCCCTTCGGTGAGGCACAGGGCGTTGGCGAGGCTGAAGCCGCCGAGGAACTCACGCTCGCACACCTGGCGCATGCGGTCGGCGCGGAAGGTGAGCCGGCGCAGCACCTCGGTGAGGAGGCGGACGGTGCCGTGGGCCGAGTCGAAGGCGTTCAGCAGGTGGGTGCCGGCCTCCTTGGAGACCTCGACGAGGTTGCAGAAGGGGGTGTTGCGCTGGCCCAGGAGCACGTCGAAGTGGAAGGCCGTCAGGTGGGCGGTGCGTCCGCGGATCCGCTCCAGGACGGGGTAGTTCTTCTTCTGCGGCATGGCGGAGGAGATGCCGGACAGTTCGTCGGGCAGTTCGACGAAGCCGTACTCGCTGCCGCCCCAGGTGAGCAGGTCCGTGGTGAAGCGGCTCAGAGCGGTACCCAGGAGGCTGAGCTCCGCGGTCAGTTCGGCGCTCCAGCGGCGCGAGGCCACGGCGGTCAGCGCGTGGGGCTGCGGCCGGGAGAACCCGAGCAGCCGAGCCATCCGGTCGCGGTCCCAGGGCAGTTCCTGGCCGGCCATGGCACCGGCGCCCAGCGGGGAGGCGTCGATGCCGTCGTAGGCGTTCAGCAGCCGGGCGTGGGTGTGCAGCAGGTGCTCGGAGAGCGCGGCGAGGTGGAAGCCGGGGGTGATGATCTGGGCGGCCTGGAAGTGGGTGTAGCCCGGCATGGGCAGGTCGCAGGTCTTCTCGGCCAACCGGTGTACGACGGAACCGAGTTCGT
Protein-coding sequences here:
- a CDS encoding argininosuccinate lyase, translated to MTSDTPGPTAPELSGRIRGGPAELLHDEVLAPQFAFESRHLLRHYVAIEKTLAAEYVRMDLITAEEARRIAALLDSVGPDTLSAQPGANMSDIAFALERHVEAGLPHPVVAWHADRSRNDLQACAQVMYGRDQLTRFAAALHELGSVVHRLAEKTCDLPMPGYTHFQAAQIITPGFHLAALSEHLLHTHARLLNAYDGIDASPLGAGAMAGQELPWDRDRMARLLGFSRPQPHALTAVASRRWSAELTAELSLLGTALSRFTTDLLTWGGSEYGFVELPDELSGISSAMPQKKNYPVLERIRGRTAHLTAFHFDVLLGQRNTPFCNLVEVSKEAGTHLLNAFDSAHGTVRLLTEVLRRLTFRADRMRQVCEREFLGGFSLANALCLTEGVPWRTAQVVAGKYVVLAATAGAAPAPGEPALLAEAAAGHGITLSDPARLLAEAFDVDRGLERMVSAGSARPEAVRTVLRTQQETYEGLAAEWERRAAAIRAGAEEGDRALYGATGTATGTVTGTATAAATGTATGTVTATETEEQEDGDGTRTRVRRAH